Genomic window (Streptomyces sp. NBC_00078):
CGACGCGTTCGCGTACCCGGCGTTCGAGCAGCTGATCTCGCACGTGGCCCGCATGCGCAACCGCACGCGCGGCGCGATGCCGCTCCCCCTCACCATTCGCGTCCCCTACGGCGGCGGCATCGGTGGCGTGGAGCACCACAGCGACTCCTCCGAGGCGTACTACATGGCGACTCCCGGGCTCCATGTGGTCATGCCCGCCACGGTCGCCGACGCCTACGGCCTGCTGCGCGCCGCCATCGCCTCCGACGACCCGGTCGTCTTCCTCGAACCCAAGCGCCTGTACTGGTCGAAGGACTCCTGGAACCCCGAGCACCCGACGGACGTTGAACCGATAGGCCGCGCCGTGGTGCGGCGCCCGGGCCGGAGCGCCACGCTCATCACATACGGACCGTCGGTGCCTGTCTGCCTCGAAGCCGCCGAGGCCGCACAGGCCGAGGGCTGGGACCTCGAAGTCGTCGACCTGCGCTCCCTGGTGCCGTTCGACGACGAGACGGTCGGCGCCTCGGTACGGCGGACCGGGCGCGCGGTCGTCGTGCACGAGTCGGGCGGGTTCGGCGGCCCGGGCGGGGAGATCGCGGCCCGTGTCACCGAGCGCTGCTTCCACCACCTGGAGGCGCCGGTGCTGCGCGTGGCCGGGTTCGACATCCCCTATCCGCCGCCGATGCTGGAGCGCCACCACCTGCCCGGCGTGGACCGGATCCTGGACGCCGTGGGGCGCCTGCAATGGGAGGCCGAGAGCTGATGGCACACGCTTCTGACATGCACAGCCTGGAGTTCAGACTCCCCGACCTCGGGGAGGGGCTCACCGAAGCGGAAATCGTCCGTTGGCTCGTCGAGGTCGGAGACCTCGTCACGATCGACCAGCCGGTCGTCGAGGTCGAGACGGCCAAGGCGATGGTCGAGGTGCCCTGCCCCTACGGCGGTGTGGTCACCGCCCGCTTCGGCGAGGAGGGCGCGGAACTGCCCGTCGGGGCCCCGCTGATCACGGTGGCCGTCGGCGCGTCGCCCACCGGCCGTGAGACGGAGGGCTCGGGCAACGTACTGGTGGGATACGGCACGTCGGAGGCGCCCGCGCGCCGGCGGAGGGTGCGGCCGGGGCAGGCGGAGCCCGCGGCGCGCGCGGACGCGAACGGGCATGCCGGTGCCCCCGTGGTGCCGGACGGCCCCGTTCCCGTGATCTCGCCGCTGGTGCGCAGGCTCGCCCGGCAGAACGGCCTGGACCTGAAGGAGATGACGGGCTCCGGCCCTGACGGGCTGATCCTGCGGGCGGACGTGGAGTACGCACTGCGTGCCGCCGAGGCCCAGGTGCGGACGGCGGAGCAGCCGGCCGAACCCGAAGCGCCTGGGACGCCCGCGCCGGCCCCCATCGCAGCCCACGGCACGGGAATCCGCGTCCCGCTCAAGGGCGTCCGAGGCGCCGTCGCCGACAAGCTTTCCCGCAGCCGCCGCGAGATACCGGACGCGACCTGCTGGGTGGACGCCGACGCGACCGAACTCATGCGCGCGCGTACCGCGATGAACGCGGCAGCCGGGGTCACCCGGATCTCCCTGATCGCCCTGCTGGCAAGGATCTGTACCGCTGCTCTCGCCCGCTTCCCGGAGCTCAACTCCACGGTCGACATGGAGGCGAGGGAGGTCGTCCAGTTCGACCACGTGCACCTCGGATTCGCCGCGCAGACCGAGCGGGGTCTTGTCGTCCCGGTCGTACGGGACGCGCACGCGCGGGACGCCGAGGCGCTGACGGCGGAGTTCGCCCGGCTGACCGGGGCGGCCCACGCGGGAAGGCTCACGCCCGGGGAACTCACCGGCGGGACCTTCACGTTGAACAACTACGGAGTGTTCGGAGTCGACGGCTCCACGCCGATCATCAACCACCCCGAGGCCGCCATGCTCGGCGTCGGCCGCATCGTCCCCAAGCCCTGGGTGCACGAGGGCGAGCTCGCCGTGCGGCAGGTCGTCCAGCTCTCGCTCACCTTCGACCACCGGGTGTGCGACGGCGGCACGGCGGGCGGCTTCCTGCGGTACGTGGCGGACTGCGTCGAACAGCCGGCGGTCCTACTGCGCACCCTGTGAGCGGCCGCACTCTGCGAGCGTACGAACTTGTGACCGCGTGACCGTGCATCCTGTGACTGCGTGACTGCGTGACTGCGTGACTGCGTGACTGCGTGACTGCGTGACTGCGTGACTGCGTGACTGCGTGACTGCGTGACTGCGTGACCCGGGACCCTGTGATCCGTGTCCCCGGGACCCCATGCCCCCGGGGCACCCGCACAATCCCCGGTGGCTCGGTGGCTCGGTGGCTCGGTGGCTCGGTGGCTCGGTGGCTCGGTGGCTCGGTGGCTCGGTGGCTCGGTGGCCCGGTGGCCCGAGGACGTCGTGGCCTGGGGACGCCGTGCCCCGGAGGCACCCGCACATTCCCCGTGATCGCCACGGCACGCATACTCGGAGAATGACCTCGTACGAGCCTTCCGGCGACCGTGGCGCCCCTCCGGCGTACGACGCCCTTGTGCTCGCCGGGGGCGCCGCGCGGCGGCTCGGCGGCGCCGACAAGCCCGGTGTGCGCGTGGGCGGCCGGGCGCTGCTCGACCGGGTGCTGACCGCCTGCGCCGACGCCCGCAGGACCGTGGTCGTCGGCGAGGCACGGCCCACCGCCCGGCCCGTGCTGTGGGCCCGCGAGGACCCGCCCGGCGGGGGACCCCTTGCGGCGCTCGGCGCCGGGCTGCACCACACAACGGCCGAGCGACTCGTCGTCCTCTCCGCCGACCTGCCCTTCCTCGGGGCGGCCACGGTACGGCGGCTGCTGACCGCACTCGGCGCGAGCCACACCGACGGCGTCCTGCTCACCGACGCCGATGGCCGCGACCAGCCCCTC
Coding sequences:
- a CDS encoding alpha-ketoacid dehydrogenase subunit beta — protein: MTTVALKPATMAQALTRALRDAMAADPTVHVMGEDVGALGGVFRVTDGLAKEFGEDRCTDTPLAEAGILGTAVGMAMYGLRPVVEMQFDAFAYPAFEQLISHVARMRNRTRGAMPLPLTIRVPYGGGIGGVEHHSDSSEAYYMATPGLHVVMPATVADAYGLLRAAIASDDPVVFLEPKRLYWSKDSWNPEHPTDVEPIGRAVVRRPGRSATLITYGPSVPVCLEAAEAAQAEGWDLEVVDLRSLVPFDDETVGASVRRTGRAVVVHESGGFGGPGGEIAARVTERCFHHLEAPVLRVAGFDIPYPPPMLERHHLPGVDRILDAVGRLQWEAES
- a CDS encoding dihydrolipoamide acetyltransferase family protein → MAHASDMHSLEFRLPDLGEGLTEAEIVRWLVEVGDLVTIDQPVVEVETAKAMVEVPCPYGGVVTARFGEEGAELPVGAPLITVAVGASPTGRETEGSGNVLVGYGTSEAPARRRRVRPGQAEPAARADANGHAGAPVVPDGPVPVISPLVRRLARQNGLDLKEMTGSGPDGLILRADVEYALRAAEAQVRTAEQPAEPEAPGTPAPAPIAAHGTGIRVPLKGVRGAVADKLSRSRREIPDATCWVDADATELMRARTAMNAAAGVTRISLIALLARICTAALARFPELNSTVDMEAREVVQFDHVHLGFAAQTERGLVVPVVRDAHARDAEALTAEFARLTGAAHAGRLTPGELTGGTFTLNNYGVFGVDGSTPIINHPEAAMLGVGRIVPKPWVHEGELAVRQVVQLSLTFDHRVCDGGTAGGFLRYVADCVEQPAVLLRTL